A portion of the Camelus ferus isolate YT-003-E chromosome 16, BCGSAC_Cfer_1.0, whole genome shotgun sequence genome contains these proteins:
- the LOC102513322 gene encoding keratin, type I cuticular Ha3-I, whose protein sequence is MPYSCCLPNLSCRSSCSSRPCVPPSCHGCTLPGACNIPANVSSCNWFCEGSFNGNEKETMQFLNDRLASYLEKVRQLERDNAELESRIREQSQQQEPLVCPNYQSYFRTIEELQQKILCGKSENARLVVQIDNAKLASDDFRTKYETEVSLRQLVEADLNGLRRILDELTLCKSDLEAQVESLKEELLCLKQNHEQEVNTLRCQLGDRLNVEVDAAPTVDLNRVLNETRSQYEALVETNRRDVEEWFARQTEELNKQVVSSSEQLQSNQAEIIELRRTVNALEVELQAQHNLRDSLENTLTETEARYGSQLSQVQGLITNVEHQLAEIRSDLERQNQEYQVLLDVRARLECEINTYRGLLESEDCKLPCNPCATSNACENTIGSCVSNPCVSRTRCGPCNTFMR, encoded by the exons ATGCCTTACAGCTGCTGCCTGCCCAATCTGAGCTGCCGCTCCAGCTGCTCCTCCCGGCCCTGCGTGCCCCCCAGCTGTCACGGCTGCACCCTGCCCGGGGCCTGCAACATCCCTGCCAATGTGAGCAGCTGCAACTGGTTCTGCGAGGGCTCCTTCAATGGCAACGAGAAGGAGACCATGCAGTTCCTGAATGACCGCCTGGCCAGCTACCTGGAGAAGGTGCGGCAGCTGGAGCGGGACAACGCGGAGCTGGAGAGCCGCATCCGGGAGCAGTCCCAGCAGCAGGAGCCCCTGGTGTGTCCCAACTACCAGTCGTACTTCCGGACCATCGAGGAGCTCCAGCAGAAG ATCCTGTGTGGCAAGTCTGAGAACGCCAGGCTGGTGGTGCAGATTGACAATGCCAAGCTGGCCTCTGATGACTTCAGGACCAA GTACGAGACGGAGGTGTCCTTGCGGCAGCTGGTGGAGGCGGACCTGAACGGCCTGCGCAGGATCCTGGACGAGCTGACCCTGTGCAAGTCCGACCTGGAGGCCCAGGTGGAGTCCCTTAAGGAGGAGCTGCTCTGCCTCAAGCAGAACCACGAGCAG GAAGTCAACACCCTGCGTTGCCAACTTGGAGACCGCCTCAATGTGGAGGTGGACGCTGCTCCCACTGTGGACCTGAACCGCGTGCTCAATGAGACCAGGAGTCAGTACGAGGCCCTGGTGGAGACCAACCGCAGGGACGTGGAGGAATGGTTCGCCAGGCAG ACAGAGGAGCTAAACAAGCAGGTGGTGTCCAGCTCGGAGCAGCTGCAGTCCAACCAGGCGGAGATCATCGAGCTGAGACGCACGGTCAATGCCCTGGAGGTGGAGCTGCAGGCCCAGCACAACCTG AGAGACTCCCTGGAAAACACCCTGACGGAGACGGAGGCCCGCTATGGCTCCCAGCTGTCCCAGGTGCAGGGCCTGATCACCAACGTGGAGCACCAGCTGGCGGAGATCAGGAGTGACCTGGAGCGGCAGAACCAGGAGTACCAGGTGCTGCTGGACGTCCGGGCTCGGCTGGAATGTGAGATCAACACGTACCGGGGGCTGCTGGAGAGCGAGGACTGCAA GCTCCCCTGCAACCCATGTGCCACAAGCAATGCATGTGAGAACACCATCGGGTCCTGCGTCTCGAATCCTTGTGTTTCCCGCACTCGGTGTGGGCCTTGCAACACTTTTATGCGCTAG
- the LOC102513558 gene encoding keratin, type I cuticular Ha3-I isoform X1, producing the protein MPYSCCLPNLSCRSSCSSRPCVPPSCHGCTLPGACNIPANVSSCNWFCEGAFNGNEKETMQFLNDRLASYLEKVRQLERDNAELESRIRERSQQQEPLVCPNYQSYFRTIEELQQKILCSKAENARLVVQIDNAKLAADDFRTKYQTELGLRQLVESDINGLRRILDELTLCKSDLEAQVESLKEELLCLKQNHEQEVNTLRCQLGDRLNVEVDAAPTVDLNRVLNETRSQYEALVETNRRDVEEWFARQTEELNKQVVSSSEQLQSNQAEIIELRRTVNALEVELQAQHNLRNSLENTLTETEARYGSQLSQVQGLITNVEHQLAEIRSDLERQNQEYQVLLDVRARLECEINTYRGLLESEDWQAALQPLRHEQCMRHKFLHPLWPTLPHRALQHLWVLDMPG; encoded by the exons ATGCCTTATAGCTGCTGCCTGCCCAACCTGAGCTGCCGCTCCAGCTGCTCCTCCCGGCCCTGCGTGCCCCCCAGCTGTCACGGCTGCACCCTGCCCGGGGCCTGCAACATCCCCGCCAACGTGAGCAGCTGCAACTGGTTCTGCGAGGGCGCCTTCAATGGCAACGAGAAGGAGACCATGCAGTTCCTGAATGACCGCCTGGCCAGCTACCTGGAGAAGGTGCGGCAGCTGGAGCGGGACAACGCGGAGCTGGAGAGCCGCATCCGGGAGCGGTCCCAGCAGCAGGAGCCCCTGGTGTGTCCCAACTACCAGTCCTACTTCCGGACCATCGAGGAGCTCCAGCAGAAG ATCCTGTGTAGCAAGGCAGAGAACGCCAGGCTGGTGGTGCAGATTGACAATGCCAAGCTGGCCGCAGATGACTTCAGGACCAA GTACCAGACGGAGCTGGGCTTGCGGCAGCTGGTGGAGTCAGACATCAATGGCCTGCGCAGGATTCTGGATGAGCTGACCCTGTGCAAGTCTGACCTGGAGGCCCAGGTGGAGTCCCTGAAGGAGGAGCTGCTCTGCCTCAAGCAGAACCACGAGCAG GAAGTCAACACCCTGCGTTGCCAACTCGGAGACCGCCTCAACGTGGAGGTGGACGCCGCCCCCACCGTGGACCTGAACCGCGTACTCAACGAGACAAGGAGTCAGTACGAGGCCCTGGTGGAGACCAACCGCAGGGACGTGGAGGAATGGTTCGCCAGGCAG ACAGAGGAGCTGAACAAGCAGGTGGTGTCCAGCTCAGAGCAGCTGCAGTCCAACCAGGCGGAGATCATCGAGCTGAGACGCACGGTCAATGCCCTGGAGGTGGAGCTGCAGGCCCAGCACAACCTG AGAAACTCCCTGGAAAACACGCTGACGGAGACGGAGGCCCGCTACGGCTCCCAGCTGTCCCAGGTGCAGGGCCTGATCACCAACGTGGAGCACCAGCTGGCGGAGATCAGGAGTGACCTGGAGCGGCAGAACCAGGAGTACCAGGTGCTGCTGGACGTCCGGGCTCGGCTGGAGTGTGAGATCAACACGTACCGGGGGCTGCTGGAGAGCGAGGACTGGCAA GCTGCCCTGCAACCCCTGCGCCACGAGCAATGCATGCGCCACAAATTCCTGCACCCCTTGTGGCCCACGCTCCCGCATCGGGCCCTGCAGCACCTTTGGGTGCTAGATATGCCGGGCTGA
- the LOC102513558 gene encoding keratin, type I cuticular Ha3-I isoform X2, translating to MPYSCCLPNLSCRSSCSSRPCVPPSCHGCTLPGACNIPANVSSCNWFCEGAFNGNEKETMQFLNDRLASYLEKVRQLERDNAELESRIRERSQQQEPLVCPNYQSYFRTIEELQQKILCSKAENARLVVQIDNAKLAADDFRTKYQTELGLRQLVESDINGLRRILDELTLCKSDLEAQVESLKEELLCLKQNHEQEVNTLRCQLGDRLNVEVDAAPTVDLNRVLNETRSQYEALVETNRRDVEEWFARQTEELNKQVVSSSEQLQSNQAEIIELRRTVNALEVELQAQHNLRNSLENTLTETEARYGSQLSQVQGLITNVEHQLAEIRSDLERQNQEYQVLLDVRARLECEINTYRGLLESEDWQLMILCPRLPCNPCATSNACATNSCTPCGPRSRIGPCSTFGC from the exons ATGCCTTATAGCTGCTGCCTGCCCAACCTGAGCTGCCGCTCCAGCTGCTCCTCCCGGCCCTGCGTGCCCCCCAGCTGTCACGGCTGCACCCTGCCCGGGGCCTGCAACATCCCCGCCAACGTGAGCAGCTGCAACTGGTTCTGCGAGGGCGCCTTCAATGGCAACGAGAAGGAGACCATGCAGTTCCTGAATGACCGCCTGGCCAGCTACCTGGAGAAGGTGCGGCAGCTGGAGCGGGACAACGCGGAGCTGGAGAGCCGCATCCGGGAGCGGTCCCAGCAGCAGGAGCCCCTGGTGTGTCCCAACTACCAGTCCTACTTCCGGACCATCGAGGAGCTCCAGCAGAAG ATCCTGTGTAGCAAGGCAGAGAACGCCAGGCTGGTGGTGCAGATTGACAATGCCAAGCTGGCCGCAGATGACTTCAGGACCAA GTACCAGACGGAGCTGGGCTTGCGGCAGCTGGTGGAGTCAGACATCAATGGCCTGCGCAGGATTCTGGATGAGCTGACCCTGTGCAAGTCTGACCTGGAGGCCCAGGTGGAGTCCCTGAAGGAGGAGCTGCTCTGCCTCAAGCAGAACCACGAGCAG GAAGTCAACACCCTGCGTTGCCAACTCGGAGACCGCCTCAACGTGGAGGTGGACGCCGCCCCCACCGTGGACCTGAACCGCGTACTCAACGAGACAAGGAGTCAGTACGAGGCCCTGGTGGAGACCAACCGCAGGGACGTGGAGGAATGGTTCGCCAGGCAG ACAGAGGAGCTGAACAAGCAGGTGGTGTCCAGCTCAGAGCAGCTGCAGTCCAACCAGGCGGAGATCATCGAGCTGAGACGCACGGTCAATGCCCTGGAGGTGGAGCTGCAGGCCCAGCACAACCTG AGAAACTCCCTGGAAAACACGCTGACGGAGACGGAGGCCCGCTACGGCTCCCAGCTGTCCCAGGTGCAGGGCCTGATCACCAACGTGGAGCACCAGCTGGCGGAGATCAGGAGTGACCTGGAGCGGCAGAACCAGGAGTACCAGGTGCTGCTGGACGTCCGGGCTCGGCTGGAGTGTGAGATCAACACGTACCGGGGGCTGCTGGAGAGCGAGGACTGGCAA CTAATGATTCTGTGTCCCAGGCTGCCCTGCAACCCCTGCGCCACGAGCAATGCATGCGCCACAAATTCCTGCACCCCTTGTGGCCCACGCTCCCGCATCGGGCCCTGCAGCACCTTTGGGTGCTAG